From a region of the Corallococcus coralloides DSM 2259 genome:
- the modB gene encoding molybdate ABC transporter permease subunit, whose product MDQGLTGLVLFTVAVAALSTVLILVPGVAAAYALARWKGPGRGVVETLLALPLVLPPTAVGLVLLELLARDSALGRLLDALGVEVVFTPKAVVLASAVMAFPLLVRSARAGFEEVDPRLVAVARTLGDTRTRAFFRVTLPLAWRGVLTGALLAFSRALGEFGATVLVAGNIPGSTQTLSLAIFQRTQVGQDAEALKLAGVSVVLAFGAMYVTEVVTRRRGARGLV is encoded by the coding sequence ATGGATCAGGGGCTGACAGGGCTGGTGCTGTTCACGGTGGCGGTGGCGGCCCTGTCCACGGTGCTCATCCTGGTGCCGGGCGTGGCGGCGGCGTACGCGCTCGCGCGCTGGAAGGGCCCGGGGCGCGGCGTGGTGGAGACGCTGCTGGCGCTGCCGCTCGTGCTGCCTCCGACGGCGGTGGGCCTGGTGCTGCTGGAGTTGCTCGCGCGGGACTCGGCGTTGGGGCGGCTGCTGGATGCGCTGGGCGTGGAGGTGGTGTTCACGCCGAAGGCGGTGGTGCTGGCCAGCGCGGTGATGGCGTTCCCGCTGCTGGTGCGCTCCGCGCGCGCGGGCTTCGAGGAAGTGGATCCCCGGCTGGTGGCCGTGGCGCGCACGCTGGGCGACACGCGCACGCGGGCCTTCTTCCGGGTGACGCTGCCGCTGGCGTGGCGCGGAGTGCTCACGGGCGCGCTGCTCGCGTTCTCCCGGGCGCTGGGAGAGTTCGGCGCGACGGTGCTGGTGGCGGGCAACATCCCAGGCAGCACGCAGACGTTGTCGCTGGCCATCTTCCAGCGCACGCAGGTGGGGCAGGACGCGGAGGCGCTGAAGCTCGCGGGCGTCTCCGTGGTGCTCGCGTTCGGGGCCATGTACGTGACGGAAGTGGTGACGCGGCGGCGCGGAGCGCGGGGGCTCGTATGA